A DNA window from Zonotrichia albicollis isolate bZonAlb1 chromosome 2, bZonAlb1.hap1, whole genome shotgun sequence contains the following coding sequences:
- the TASL gene encoding TLR adapter interacting with SLC15A4 on the lysosome — translation MLSEGYLHRITYLWEDLKPALYESLPDEGVYEMSSISYSSPGEAQGKSLLQRCRSAGKHLSSVCSRGSKHSRRQKDNLPQPVQHPTPTGQPPPATHACEELTKKVTYLVPPSCKSICKNYNDLHIAGDYVVPISSVTTDFACDSGIGPFLESSEIPPAMESVKAPPTSDTTRRPGQGHSSCWRLASLGPHLQPLSDSALNDYLEQKLLELYKQYIMDSTANRASPTQILASELIMTNVDQISMQISRERNMETVKAKDIVISRFLQIASGKVSSEMSTPTLHISQYSHINA, via the coding sequence ATGCTGTCAGAAGGTTACCTTCACAGAATCACCTATCTTTGGGAAGACCTGAAACCTGCGCTCTACGAGAGTTTGCCTGATGAAGGGGTGTATGAAATGAGCTCCATTAGTTATTCTTCCCCAGGTGAAGCACAAGGAAAAAGCCTCCTTCAGAGATGCAGATCTGCTGGCAAGCACCTTTCCTCAGTCTGCTCTAGAGGCAGCAAGCACAGCAGAAGGCAGAAGGACAATCTCCCACAACCTGTGCAGCACCCAACACCCACAGGGCAGCCACCGCCAGCTACGCACGCCTGTGAGGAACTGACCAAAAAAGTCACCTACCTGGTTCCACCTTCCTGCAAGAGCATTTGCAAGAACTACAACGATTTGCATATAGCTGGGGACTATGTGGTGCCAATTAGCTCAGTCACCACAGATTTTGCTTGTGATAGTGGCATAGGCCCGTTCTTGGAGTCCTCAGAGATCCCTCCGGCCATGGAGTCTGTGAAGGCTCCCCCCACGAGTGACACCACGCGCAGGCCGGGCCAGGGCCACTCCTCGTGCTGGCGCCTGGCCAGCCTGGGgccccacctgcagcccctctctGACTCTGCCCTCAACGACTACCTGgagcagaagctgctggaaCTGTACAAGCAGTACATCATGGACAGCACAGCCAACAGGGCATCCCCCACCCAGATCCTGGCCTCGGAGCTCATCATGACCAATGTGGACCAAATCAGCATGCAGATATCACGGGAGAGGAACATGGAGACTGTCAAGGCCAAGGACATCGTCATTAGCCGCTTCCTACAAATAGCCAGTGGGAAGGTTTCCTCAGAAATGAGCACGCCTACTCTGCATATTTCTCAATATAGTCACATTAATGCTTAG